One stretch of Halalkalicoccus sp. NIPERK01 DNA includes these proteins:
- a CDS encoding oxidoreductase — translation MADDWTTDDVQDLSGSTIVVTGANSGLGYEATRAFARKGGHVVMACRSVERGREAAGEIRDELPAASLSVHECDLADLDSVRAFAEEFEATYPSLHVLCNNAGVMAIPRAETEQGFERQFGVNHLGHFALTGLLLDRLIGTGGETRVVTHSSNVHERGEIDFDDLNSVERYDPWDAYAQSKLANLLFAYELDRRLRDAGLDVKSVACHPGYADTDLQRRGPEMRGSKPRLFAMKASNALFAQSAAVGALPLLYAATHPGIEGGQYVGPGGFRNLRGTPEVQRSSERSYDREDARRLWAVSEELTGVRYGFDRSLPGRVGRLAGRVTDGRPG, via the coding sequence ATGGCAGACGACTGGACCACCGACGACGTACAGGACCTCTCGGGGAGCACGATCGTCGTCACCGGCGCGAACAGCGGGCTCGGCTACGAGGCCACCAGGGCGTTCGCACGCAAGGGCGGCCACGTGGTCATGGCCTGCCGGAGCGTCGAGCGAGGTCGGGAGGCCGCCGGGGAGATTCGCGATGAGCTCCCCGCCGCCTCGCTGTCGGTCCACGAGTGCGACCTCGCGGACCTCGACTCGGTGCGCGCGTTCGCCGAGGAGTTCGAGGCGACCTACCCGTCGCTTCACGTCCTGTGTAACAACGCGGGCGTGATGGCGATCCCCCGGGCCGAGACCGAGCAGGGCTTCGAGCGGCAGTTCGGCGTCAACCACCTCGGGCACTTCGCGCTGACGGGGCTGCTGTTGGATCGGCTGATCGGGACCGGCGGCGAGACGCGGGTCGTGACCCACAGCAGCAACGTCCACGAACGCGGCGAGATCGACTTCGATGATCTCAACTCCGTCGAACGGTACGACCCGTGGGACGCCTACGCCCAGTCGAAGCTCGCGAACCTGCTGTTCGCCTACGAACTCGACCGCCGCCTCCGGGACGCGGGTCTCGACGTGAAGAGCGTCGCCTGCCACCCGGGCTACGCCGACACCGACCTCCAGCGGCGCGGCCCAGAGATGCGCGGATCGAAGCCCCGGCTGTTCGCGATGAAGGCGTCGAATGCGCTGTTCGCCCAGAGCGCCGCGGTCGGCGCGCTCCCCCTCCTCTACGCCGCGACCCACCCCGGAATCGAGGGTGGGCAGTACGTCGGCCCCGGCGGGTTCAGGAACCTGCGCGGCACCCCCGAGGTCCAGCGTTCGAGCGAGCGATCCTACGACCGCGAGGACGCCCGGCGGCTCTGGGCGGTCTCCGAGGAACTCACCGGCGTACGCTACGGGTTCGATCGCTCGCTTCCCGGACGGGTCGGACGTCTCGCGGGCAGAGTGACCGACGGCCGGCCGGGGTAG
- a CDS encoding DUF456 domain-containing protein, which yields MVEIALAVAVALLVCGVLASFVPLVPGALLSIAGIYYYWWQSGFSDPGTLFVAGATLLAIVTLAFDLLSSVISSAAGGASLKTAAVAGAVGFVLLFLAGPVGTIAGVVIATFALEFERSGDLEGSVRTAIYTTLGMLASTAMQVVLTGVLLVGFLLVVW from the coding sequence ATGGTCGAGATCGCGCTGGCGGTCGCCGTGGCGTTGCTCGTCTGTGGCGTCCTCGCGAGTTTCGTCCCGCTCGTTCCGGGCGCGCTTCTCTCGATCGCGGGGATCTACTACTACTGGTGGCAGAGCGGCTTTTCCGACCCCGGCACCCTCTTCGTCGCGGGGGCGACCCTGCTCGCGATCGTGACGCTCGCGTTCGACCTCCTCTCGAGCGTGATCTCCTCCGCGGCCGGCGGCGCCTCGCTGAAGACGGCGGCGGTCGCCGGGGCCGTCGGCTTCGTCCTCCTGTTTCTCGCGGGGCCGGTCGGCACGATCGCGGGCGTGGTGATCGCCACCTTCGCCCTCGAGTTCGAGCGCTCGGGCGACCTCGAGGGGAGCGTCCGGACCGCGATCTACACCACGCTCGGGATGCTCGCCTCGACGGCGATGCAGGTCGTCCTCACGGGCGTCCTGTTGGTCGGTTTCCTGCTGGTCGTGTGGTGA
- a CDS encoding RNA 2'-phosphotransferase — MSEIRRCPDHGHFEGETCPVCGEPGDRLLGKNRRKRLSTFASGALRHFPEDAGLALDERGWTAYDDLVEAVLRKYDWAEPGDVAGVIATDPKGRFERSGERVRAAYGHSIDVDLEPVQTPVPDELYHGTAPENVPAIREQGLKPMDRQQVHLSATVDEAREVGRRHANEPAVFVVDTEGMKDGGHRIVRRGKGIYTTDRVPPEYLAVLD, encoded by the coding sequence GTGAGCGAGATCCGTCGCTGTCCCGACCACGGCCACTTCGAGGGCGAGACGTGTCCAGTCTGCGGTGAGCCGGGCGATCGACTCTTGGGCAAGAATCGACGAAAACGCCTCTCGACGTTCGCCAGCGGCGCGCTCAGGCACTTCCCCGAGGACGCCGGCCTCGCGCTCGACGAACGCGGTTGGACGGCTTACGACGACCTCGTGGAGGCAGTCCTCCGAAAGTACGACTGGGCCGAACCGGGGGACGTCGCGGGCGTGATCGCGACCGACCCAAAGGGACGCTTCGAGCGCTCGGGCGAGCGGGTGCGCGCCGCCTACGGCCACTCCATCGACGTCGATCTCGAACCCGTCCAGACGCCCGTCCCCGACGAACTGTATCACGGGACCGCCCCCGAGAACGTTCCGGCGATCCGCGAGCAGGGGTTGAAGCCGATGGATCGCCAGCAGGTCCACCTCTCGGCGACCGTCGACGAGGCCCGTGAGGTCGGCCGACGACACGCGAACGAGCCGGCGGTGTTCGTCGTGGACACAGAAGGGATGAAGGACGGGGGTCACCGGATCGTCCGGCGCGGGAAGGGGATCTACACGACCGATCGAGTACCTCCAGAATACCTCGCGGTCCTCGACTAG
- a CDS encoding Sjogren's syndrome/scleroderma autoantigen 1 family protein, which translates to MSEFDKEAEREKLREKYANEQKDRESTQRMSDLLLQGATMTNKHCDRCGDPIFRYEGQEFCASCQAAGQAADGAADTGGRPDQGSSDPAETTPESEAAARAVADEERSDPVDTGSQPSEVRETEPEEPSPTESRELPTETRSVSTGGDLSGAREELGRTIATLARRAADAEDPRRAREFLEAADEAAETLATLNGR; encoded by the coding sequence ATGAGCGAGTTCGACAAAGAGGCCGAACGCGAGAAACTCCGGGAGAAGTACGCGAACGAGCAGAAGGACAGGGAATCCACCCAGCGCATGAGCGACCTCCTCCTCCAGGGCGCGACGATGACCAACAAACACTGCGATCGGTGTGGCGACCCGATCTTCCGCTACGAGGGCCAGGAGTTCTGCGCCTCGTGTCAGGCCGCGGGACAGGCGGCCGACGGAGCGGCCGATACCGGCGGACGGCCCGATCAGGGGTCGTCCGACCCCGCCGAGACGACCCCCGAAAGCGAGGCCGCCGCCCGCGCGGTCGCGGACGAGGAACGATCGGATCCCGTCGACACCGGCTCCCAGCCCTCCGAGGTCCGCGAGACCGAACCCGAGGAACCGTCCCCCACCGAATCCCGTGAGCTACCCACCGAAACCCGGTCGGTCTCGACGGGAGGCGACCTCTCGGGGGCGCGCGAGGAACTCGGGCGGACGATCGCCACGCTCGCCCGGCGGGCCGCCGACGCGGAGGACCCCCGACGCGCCCGCGAGTTCCTCGAAGCCGCGGACGAGGCCGCAGAAACCCTCGCCACGCTGAACGGGCGCTAG
- a CDS encoding metal-dependent hydrolase: MWPWEHVIVGYVAYSLFSHLVYREGPNGAATVAVVFASLLPDLVDKTLSWQFGVFPGGYALAHSVFVAVPVSILVGALAHRYGRTRVGLAFGTGYLLHLPSDVIPDYPRYGRYPVERVLWPLEQAEGEHGQGLISGFFDLFVPFASQLITLDPSPELTFQLGLIGCAFLLWVYDGMPVVRELVVGTHRRVTREGL; this comes from the coding sequence ATGTGGCCCTGGGAACACGTCATCGTCGGCTACGTCGCCTACTCGCTGTTCAGCCACCTCGTCTACCGCGAGGGCCCGAACGGGGCGGCGACGGTGGCCGTCGTGTTCGCGTCGCTGCTGCCGGATCTCGTCGACAAGACGCTCTCCTGGCAGTTCGGCGTCTTCCCCGGCGGGTACGCGCTCGCCCACTCGGTGTTCGTCGCGGTGCCGGTCTCGATCCTCGTCGGCGCGCTCGCCCACCGCTACGGGCGAACGCGGGTCGGCCTCGCGTTCGGTACGGGCTACCTGCTGCACCTGCCGAGCGACGTGATCCCCGATTACCCCCGCTACGGGCGATATCCCGTCGAGCGGGTCCTCTGGCCGCTCGAACAGGCCGAAGGGGAGCACGGACAGGGGCTGATCAGCGGGTTTTTCGACCTGTTCGTCCCCTTCGCCTCTCAACTGATCACGCTCGACCCGTCGCCGGAGTTGACCTTCCAGTTGGGTCTGATCGGCTGTGCGTTCCTGTTGTGGGTCTACGACGGGATGCCCGTGGTCCGGGAACTCGTCGTCGGCACCCACCGGCGCGTGACCCGAGAGGGGCTCTGA
- a CDS encoding ATP-dependent DNA helicase — MQTAELSGLPAGVSEHLREEGIEELYPPQAEAVKAGVTEGESVVASVPTASGKTLIAELAMLTSVERGGKALYIVPLRALASEKKREFERFESFGVSVGVSTGNYDSDEEWLSNRDIVVATSEKVDSLVRNGASWIEELSCVVADEIHLVDDANRGPTLEVTLAKLRQLNPALQTVALSATVGNAGEIAEWLDAELVHSEWRPIDLRTGVHYGSALHFDDGSQEEFAVESGENPTTALVSDALSDGGSSLVFVNSRRNAEAAARRLGGAVDPHLTGEERADLVDLAEEVRGVSDSETSDDLADAIEMGAAFHHAGLAREHRTLVEDAFRDRLIKAISATPTLAAGVNTPSRRVIVRDWQRYDGDAGGMKPLATLEVHQMMGRAGRPGLDPYGEALLLAKNHDELDELFERYVWADPEPVRSKLATEPALRTHILATVASGFANSREGLLEFLERTLYATQSTDPGRLESVTDRMLDYLERNGFLEREAQRASENRAEGEASREELDGDDITATGIGHTVSRLYLDPMSAAEIIDGLRGSEEASALGLYHLVARTPDMWGLYLRSGDRERYTEIAYEREREFLGDMPTEFEAERFEDWLSALKTASLLEDWASEVEEDRITERYAIGPGDLRGKVETAQWLLNAAERLAVELDLGPEVVASISAARQRVEHGVGEELLGLTGVGNVGRKRARWLYEAGIETREDLRTAEKSVVLGALRGREKTTETILRNAGHPNPSIEGIEADESAAVEVESDGEGQANLGDF, encoded by the coding sequence ATGCAAACCGCGGAGCTTTCGGGCCTTCCCGCGGGGGTGAGCGAGCACCTCCGCGAGGAGGGCATCGAGGAACTCTATCCCCCGCAGGCCGAAGCAGTGAAAGCCGGCGTCACCGAGGGCGAGAGCGTCGTCGCGAGCGTGCCGACCGCGAGCGGCAAGACCCTGATCGCCGAACTCGCGATGCTGACTTCGGTTGAGCGGGGCGGCAAGGCGCTGTACATCGTCCCGCTCCGGGCGCTCGCCAGCGAGAAGAAACGCGAGTTCGAACGCTTCGAGTCCTTCGGCGTCTCGGTAGGCGTTTCGACCGGCAACTACGACTCGGACGAGGAGTGGCTCTCCAATCGGGACATCGTCGTCGCGACATCGGAAAAGGTCGACTCGCTCGTTCGAAACGGCGCTTCGTGGATCGAGGAACTCTCGTGTGTCGTCGCCGACGAGATCCACCTCGTGGACGACGCGAACCGCGGACCCACGCTGGAGGTCACGCTGGCGAAGCTCCGGCAGTTGAATCCCGCGCTCCAGACGGTCGCGCTCTCGGCGACCGTCGGAAACGCGGGCGAGATCGCCGAGTGGCTCGACGCCGAACTCGTCCACTCGGAGTGGCGCCCCATCGACCTTCGTACCGGAGTGCATTACGGCAGCGCGCTGCACTTCGACGACGGCTCCCAGGAGGAGTTCGCCGTCGAGTCGGGCGAGAACCCGACCACGGCGCTCGTGAGCGATGCGCTCTCGGATGGGGGATCCTCGCTCGTGTTCGTCAATTCTCGGCGGAACGCCGAGGCCGCCGCCCGCCGCTTGGGAGGCGCCGTCGACCCCCATCTCACGGGCGAGGAGCGAGCCGATCTCGTCGATCTCGCTGAGGAAGTCAGGGGAGTGAGCGATTCCGAGACCAGCGACGATCTGGCTGACGCCATCGAGATGGGGGCGGCCTTCCACCACGCGGGCCTCGCGCGCGAGCACCGCACGCTGGTCGAGGACGCCTTCCGCGACCGGCTGATCAAGGCGATCAGCGCGACGCCGACCCTCGCGGCGGGCGTCAACACCCCGAGCAGGCGGGTGATCGTCCGCGACTGGCAGCGCTACGACGGCGACGCCGGCGGGATGAAACCCCTCGCAACGCTGGAGGTCCACCAGATGATGGGCCGGGCGGGCCGGCCCGGCCTCGACCCCTACGGCGAGGCCCTCCTGCTCGCGAAGAACCACGACGAACTCGACGAACTCTTCGAACGGTACGTCTGGGCTGATCCCGAACCCGTCCGCTCGAAACTGGCGACCGAACCCGCGCTCCGCACGCATATCCTCGCGACGGTCGCCTCGGGGTTCGCGAACTCCCGCGAAGGGTTACTGGAGTTCCTCGAACGCACACTGTACGCCACCCAGTCGACCGACCCCGGTCGGCTCGAATCGGTGACGGACAGGATGCTCGACTATCTGGAGCGAAACGGGTTTCTCGAACGCGAGGCGCAACGCGCCTCGGAAAACCGAGCGGAGGGCGAAGCGAGCCGCGAGGAACTCGATGGCGACGACATCACAGCGACCGGGATCGGCCACACCGTTTCGAGACTCTACCTCGATCCGATGAGCGCCGCCGAGATAATCGACGGCCTCCGAGGGTCGGAGGAGGCGAGCGCGCTCGGCCTGTATCACCTCGTCGCGCGCACTCCCGACATGTGGGGGCTCTACCTCCGGTCGGGCGACCGCGAGAGGTACACCGAGATCGCCTACGAGCGCGAGCGCGAGTTCCTCGGCGACATGCCCACGGAGTTCGAGGCCGAACGCTTCGAGGACTGGCTCTCGGCGCTCAAGACCGCTTCCTTACTGGAGGACTGGGCCAGCGAGGTCGAGGAAGACAGGATCACCGAGCGCTACGCGATCGGGCCGGGCGACCTGCGGGGAAAGGTCGAGACCGCCCAGTGGCTTCTCAACGCCGCCGAGCGCCTCGCGGTCGAACTCGATCTGGGACCCGAGGTCGTCGCGTCGATCAGCGCCGCGCGCCAGCGCGTCGAACACGGCGTGGGCGAGGAGCTGCTCGGGCTCACGGGCGTCGGCAACGTCGGACGAAAGCGCGCCCGGTGGCTCTACGAGGCCGGGATCGAGACGCGCGAAGATCTCAGGACCGCCGAGAAGTCGGTCGTGTTGGGCGCACTGCGCGGACGGGAGAAAACCACGGAGACGATCCTCAGAAACGCCGGCCACCCGAACCCCTCGATCGAGGGGATCGAGGCCGACGAATCGGCGGCGGTCGAGGTCGAGTCCGACGGCGAGGGACAGGCCAACCTCGGTGACTTCTGA
- a CDS encoding ferredoxin yields the protein MRIEYNRDTCIGIYQCVDEWEKFEKDMDAGKAELVGAEEEDGVFVLEVPEGEEFDAEMAARVCPVDAITLYDDDGEQMVP from the coding sequence ATGCGCATCGAATACAATAGAGATACCTGCATCGGGATCTACCAGTGCGTCGACGAGTGGGAGAAGTTCGAGAAGGACATGGACGCCGGGAAGGCCGAACTCGTCGGCGCGGAGGAGGAAGACGGCGTCTTCGTCCTCGAGGTCCCCGAGGGCGAGGAGTTCGACGCCGAGATGGCCGCCCGGGTCTGCCCCGTCGACGCCATCACGCTCTACGACGACGACGGCGAGCAGATGGTTCCCTGA
- a CDS encoding cupin domain-containing protein, which yields MDRVNESDLEWTETDRGDTRFRRKQLAEAAGGERIGCSLYELPAESRSWPYHYHTGNEEAIYVLSGTGVLRHDEGDHDLRAGEYVALPTGEAGAHRVVNDSEEPLRYLVVSTMREPDVTVYPDAGAIGVFAGSPPGGREERTVEGFFEREDAREYWDLH from the coding sequence ATGGACCGCGTCAACGAATCCGACCTCGAGTGGACCGAGACCGACCGCGGCGACACACGCTTTCGCCGCAAGCAGTTGGCGGAGGCCGCGGGCGGCGAGCGGATCGGCTGTAGCCTCTACGAACTACCCGCCGAAAGTCGGTCGTGGCCGTATCACTACCACACGGGAAACGAGGAAGCGATCTACGTCCTCTCGGGGACCGGCGTTCTCAGACACGACGAAGGCGACCACGACCTTCGAGCAGGGGAGTACGTCGCGCTCCCGACCGGCGAGGCCGGCGCTCACCGCGTCGTCAACGACTCCGAGGAACCGCTACGATACCTCGTCGTTTCGACGATGCGGGAACCCGACGTCACCGTCTACCCCGACGCGGGGGCGATCGGCGTGTTCGCCGGGTCGCCGCCCGGGGGGCGCGAGGAGCGCACCGTCGAGGGCTTTTTCGAGCGCGAGGACGCCCGCGAGTACTGGGACCTGCACTGA
- the cgi121 gene encoding KEOPS complex subunit Cgi121, whose translation MRLLTGTAAIDDLDSFLGELDHIGSEYACAVQAFDARYVAGPAHLERAVTLANRATGRGEAIARKRSVEILLYAAGRRQINRAFEIGIEEGEQEVVIVVDGEDESGAIEALSAVVEPADWGPGDRADEERITEFYAITDDERAATDASLEELVRERVALLVVER comes from the coding sequence ATGAGGCTTCTGACCGGGACGGCGGCGATCGACGACCTCGATTCGTTTCTGGGGGAACTGGATCATATCGGAAGCGAGTACGCCTGTGCGGTCCAGGCGTTCGACGCGCGCTACGTCGCCGGCCCCGCCCACCTCGAACGCGCCGTAACACTGGCGAACCGGGCGACGGGGCGCGGCGAGGCGATCGCCCGCAAGCGAAGCGTCGAGATCCTGCTGTACGCCGCGGGCCGCCGGCAGATCAACCGCGCGTTCGAGATCGGAATCGAAGAGGGCGAGCAGGAGGTCGTGATCGTCGTGGATGGCGAGGACGAGAGCGGGGCGATCGAGGCGCTCTCGGCAGTGGTCGAACCCGCCGACTGGGGACCGGGCGACCGGGCGGACGAGGAGCGGATCACGGAGTTCTACGCGATCACCGACGACGAGCGGGCAGCGACCGACGCGAGCCTCGAGGAACTGGTCCGCGAGCGGGTCGCGCTGCTGGTCGTCGAGCGGTAG
- the mdh gene encoding malate dehydrogenase — protein sequence MTKVSVVGAAGTVGAAAAYNIALRDIADELVLVDIPEKEDDTVGQAADANHGVAYDANTTVRQGDYEATAGSDVVVITAGIPRSPGQSRLDLAGDNAPIMEDIGSSLDEHNDDYVTITTSNPVDLLNRHLYEVGDRDRTKVIGFGGRLDSARFRYVLAQRFDTQVRNVEATILGEHGDDQVPVFSKVRVDGRDPEFTDGEKEEILDELQTSAMNVIERKGATEWGPATGVGHMTEAVLRDTGEVFPASIPLDGEFGHSGVGLGVPAKLGSEGVEEVVEWDLDEFEREQLGAAADKLAEQYDEIA from the coding sequence ATGACGAAAGTGAGCGTCGTCGGCGCGGCCGGTACGGTGGGTGCCGCCGCGGCCTACAACATCGCGCTACGGGACATCGCTGACGAACTCGTCCTCGTGGACATCCCCGAGAAGGAGGACGACACGGTCGGGCAGGCCGCCGACGCCAACCACGGGGTGGCCTACGACGCCAACACCACGGTCCGGCAGGGCGACTACGAGGCCACGGCAGGTTCGGACGTCGTCGTCATCACCGCCGGGATTCCCCGCTCGCCCGGTCAGAGCCGGCTGGATCTGGCGGGCGACAACGCCCCGATCATGGAGGACATCGGCTCCTCGCTCGACGAGCACAACGACGACTACGTGACGATCACCACCTCGAACCCGGTCGACCTGCTGAACCGCCACCTCTACGAGGTCGGCGACCGCGATCGGACGAAGGTGATCGGCTTCGGCGGGCGACTCGATTCGGCGCGCTTTCGCTACGTCCTCGCACAGCGCTTCGACACACAGGTGCGAAACGTCGAGGCGACCATTCTGGGCGAACACGGCGACGACCAGGTCCCGGTGTTCTCGAAGGTCCGCGTCGACGGCCGGGACCCCGAGTTCACCGACGGGGAGAAGGAGGAGATCCTCGACGAACTCCAGACCAGCGCGATGAACGTCATCGAGCGCAAGGGCGCGACCGAGTGGGGGCCCGCGACGGGCGTCGGCCACATGACCGAGGCCGTCCTGCGCGACACGGGCGAGGTGTTCCCCGCCTCGATCCCGCTCGACGGCGAGTTCGGCCACTCGGGCGTCGGCCTCGGCGTGCCCGCGAAACTCGGCAGCGAGGGCGTCGAGGAAGTGGTGGAGTGGGACTTAGACGAGTTCGAGCGCGAGCAGTTGGGCGCGGCCGCCGACAAACTCGCGGAGCAGTACGACGAGATCGCCTGA
- a CDS encoding NADH:flavin oxidoreductase, with product MAPRITDPLAIGGLSIPNRLYRAPLLECAGNGPDTVDALIRELGPAAEAGVGLIFQGATIVRGEGGCAAPGMTRVHDPGFVAELERLTDAIHDRGSRIFLQLEHGGLRSMETWHAGYRAEHPDLKQLAVSRPPRALRLADRLGLLDYDPHVLSTEEVYELVADFGRAAEYAVEAGYDGIHVAGANMGIVQQFLSPFYNRRDDEFGGSLTNRVRFLSLIHDEIRERAGDVPLVTKVPAEADSPAVVRRHLSERDAVEICRACETIGYDAVVPVRGSVFWDMSLIRGEFPRRAWADDRFESGYEAAFGPRWRVVALANRIHATGFGFEPAWNADLCERARERVSIPVLCEGGVRGPELDRVLGSAADAVGMGRPFYAEPRLPARILSDGGARVVCENCNNCTVPQAAGARGVCRTPSVLAERGRLARRGAYER from the coding sequence ATGGCCCCGCGGATCACCGACCCACTCGCCATCGGCGGGCTCTCGATACCCAACCGCCTGTATCGCGCGCCCTTACTGGAGTGTGCGGGCAACGGCCCCGACACGGTCGACGCGCTGATCCGCGAACTCGGACCCGCCGCCGAGGCCGGCGTGGGCCTGATATTCCAGGGCGCGACGATCGTCCGCGGGGAGGGCGGCTGTGCCGCCCCCGGGATGACCCGCGTCCACGATCCGGGGTTCGTCGCCGAACTGGAGCGACTGACCGACGCGATCCACGACCGGGGCTCGCGGATCTTCCTCCAACTCGAACACGGCGGGTTGCGCAGCATGGAGACGTGGCACGCCGGCTACCGCGCCGAGCATCCTGATCTAAAACAGCTCGCGGTCTCACGACCGCCGCGAGCGCTTCGGTTGGCGGATCGGCTCGGCCTCCTCGACTACGACCCGCACGTCCTCTCGACCGAGGAGGTCTACGAACTGGTCGCCGATTTCGGCCGAGCGGCGGAGTACGCCGTCGAGGCGGGCTACGACGGGATCCACGTCGCGGGCGCGAACATGGGGATCGTCCAGCAGTTCCTCTCGCCCTTCTACAACCGCCGGGACGACGAGTTCGGGGGCTCCCTCACGAACCGTGTCAGATTCCTCTCCCTGATCCACGACGAGATCCGCGAGCGCGCGGGCGACGTCCCGCTGGTGACGAAGGTGCCCGCCGAGGCCGATAGCCCCGCAGTCGTCCGCCGGCACCTCTCGGAGCGCGACGCCGTCGAGATCTGTCGGGCCTGCGAGACGATTGGCTACGACGCGGTGGTCCCCGTTCGGGGCTCCGTGTTCTGGGACATGAGCCTCATCCGAGGGGAGTTTCCTCGAAGGGCGTGGGCCGACGACCGCTTCGAGTCGGGCTACGAGGCGGCGTTCGGCCCCCGCTGGCGGGTGGTGGCGCTCGCCAACCGGATCCATGCCACTGGCTTCGGCTTCGAACCGGCGTGGAACGCCGACCTGTGCGAGCGGGCACGCGAGCGCGTCTCGATTCCCGTCCTCTGTGAGGGGGGCGTCCGCGGGCCCGAACTCGATCGCGTGCTCGGGTCGGCGGCCGACGCCGTCGGGATGGGGCGGCCCTTCTACGCCGAGCCGCGCCTGCCCGCCCGGATCCTCTCGGACGGGGGCGCGCGGGTCGTCTGCGAGAACTGCAACAACTGTACCGTCCCGCAGGCCGCGGGCGCGCGGGGGGTCTGTCGGACCCCGAGCGTGCTCGCGGAGCGCGGGAGACTGGCTCGACGGGGGGCCTACGAGCGCTGA